Part of the uncultured Fibrobacter sp. genome, TGATGGGCTTCCCCGAACTCTACGAGCTGGGCAAGAAGCGCGACGAACTCTACGCGCTCCCCGAAATGACCGAAGAACAGGGCATGCAGGCCATGGAAATCGAAACCCGCTTCGGCGAAATCGGCGGCTACGAAGCCGACTCCAACGCGGCCGTGCTTCTGAAGGGCCTCGGCATTCCCGAAGAATTCCACTACAGCCTCATGGCAGACTTGGACGCCGGCCTCAAGGTGCGCGTACTCCTCGCCCAGGCACTGTTCGGCAACCCGGATATTCTGTTGCTTGACGAACCGACGAACCACTTGGATTTGGAAACCGTCGGCTGGCTCGAAGACTACCTCGAACGCTTCGAAAACATCGTGATCGTGGTGAGCCACGACCGTCACTTCCTCAATGCGGTCTGCACCCACACTTGCGATATCGACTACGGCAAAATCAACATTTACGGCGGTAACTACGAATTCTGGTATGCAGCTAGCCAGCTCGCCCAGAAGCAGCGCAAGGACCAGAACCGCCGCGCCGAAGAAAAGATTGAAGAATTGAAGGCGTTCATCCGCCGCTTCGCCTCTAACGCCGCCAAGGCCAAGCAGGCCACCAGCCGTAAGAAGCTTTTGGACAAGATGACCGTCGAAGAAATGCCGGCATCCAGCCGTAAGTTCCCGTGGGTCAACTTCAAGATGGACCGCGAACCGGGCAAGATCGTGCTAGAAGTCAAGAACGCCACCATCGACGGCGGCGACGGCATCATCTGCAAGAACTTCGACTTCAGCCTGAACAGTGGCGACAAGGTGGCCCTCGTCGGTGAATACGACACGCTCAAGACCGCCTTCTTCCAGCTCATCGCCGAAGAAACCAAGGCACCCGATGGCGTGCTCAAGTGGGGCAACACCATCAGCTACAGCTACTTCCCCAAAAACAACGACGCCTACTTCGGTACGGACCTTTCCCTCGTGGATTGGCTGCGCCAGTACAGCAAGGAACAGGACGAAACGTTCATCCGCGGATTCCTCGGCCGTATGCTCTTTACCGGCGAAGAAGCCCTCAAGAGTGCAAACGTGCTTAGCGGTGGTGAAAAGGTGCGTTGCATGCTCTCTAAGATGATGCTTGCGAACGCCAACTGCCTGCTCCTCGATGAACCGACCGCCCACCTCGACTTGGAAGCCATCACGGCCCTCAACAACGGCCTCACCGCTTTCCAGGGCCCGATCATCTTCTGCTCCCAGGACCACGAATTCGTGCAGACGATCGCGAACCGCGTGCTCGAACTGACCCCGAACGGCGTCATCGACCGCAGCATCACCTTCGACGAATGGCTCGAAACCAAGAAGAAAAAGAAGTAATATAAAAGGGGGGAAGTCTCCCCCTCGCTTCATAAAAAAGACTTAAAAAGACGAAAGATTTATTCTTTCGTCTTTTTTATTGCGCTACCCTCTCGAGCGGGGGCACCCCGCAACGCCCCCTATTTAAACGAGGAATTTTACTTTGTCACAATCACGCGATTTGCAAACAGCACCTTCGTTCCGCTATCGACGCGAACAAAGTAACTTCCCTTCGCCTTCACAAGTTCCTTGAGCGGAACCGATGTAGAACTGCTGTAATAGCGGCTAGAAAGTTTCTTGCCGTTCATATCGAATACGCTCACGCGTACGCTCGACGCACTCAATGTCAATTCCAAATTTCCGTGGTGATAACCGACGGAAGCATTCGCAACCGTTTTCACGGCAGGCGCAACCTTCGTTGTTCCTTCAGAATTTGACGAACCCATTTCCCAGTCGCTCGGTACGCGGGCAGCGATGCCGCGGCCAGCCGTACTCATGTACACAACGCCATAAGTATTCATATCGCCCATCACGAATTCGCCGTTGGCAAGGCCGCCGTATTCGTGACCGTCGTCATTGACGCGAGTCCAGGTTTTACCCTTATCGTCAGAGCCGAACACACCCGTCACTTTACCGACAGTTGCGAACACATAAATCGCCGGGTAGCCGCCCTTTTCCTTGGGTGCGCCATAACCCACCGCTTCGCAGTAACCGACACCTTCAACCGCAGCCCAAGTGGCACCGCCATCGGTTGAATGCAACAGTTTTCCACTAGCGGGCGTACCATTCGACGGATCCTGAATAGCGACAGGCAGCCACAAGTCGCCCTCGTAGCCCGGAATGGCACGGAACTTCTTGAATGCGCTTTCACCAGGCGTACTCACAGCCTTGAAGCTTGCGCCCGCATCGGAACTCTTGTAGAACTTGCCGTCCGCCTTGGTATAGGCGTAGAACACGTCGTCGTTTTCAGGGTCGCCCACCACATACGCGGTGTTATCGATTCCCGAAACCTTTTCCCAAGTCGTGCCGTTGTAATTGCGATAGACATCGGTCGTTCCTTCCATCGGAACCCAGATGGTGTAAGTACCTTTTGCCGAAAGAGCCACCGTGCCCTTAGCCGCTTTTTCGTCAGGCCCTGTATAGGTCTCGACAGTCCAAGTCTTGCCCGAGTCAAGCGAATACTGCACCGGGGCAATGGGAATTGCATTGTACTGGCCTTCATAGGCGCGCTTGTCAGCCACCTTGGCCAATTTACCGCTCTTGGGAGCATAAGCAAGGCCCTGCGTCGTACCCAGCGATACATTAGAGCCGCCCACATTCGTCTGGTGCCTAAAGGCGGGATATTTTGCGATGTCATCGTGACGGAATCCGTCGTAGTCACCGATAATCGAAACCATCGGGCCGCCCGGAATGCTCACCACTTCAAAGGGCACCGTTTCTTCGACACCATGCGCCGAAAAATGCCACACCTGGTTCATGGTGAGCTGCGGTTCTTCCCAGGAATTCTCCGCTTCCTTGTACACATAATCGCTCAGGTTGTCGCAGCGGAAAATGCCGTTACCCGAAGTCACAAAGACGCGGTTGTTGTCAAACGGATCCATGGCAACGCTACCGGACCAGTGAATAGAACCGTTATGCATCCAGCCAATTCCATTGGCATCCATCTGCTTGGTCGTCGGATACACACCGCCTTCCATCCAGTAATACTTGAAGCTTGCAATCCAGGTTTTGCCGCCATCGGTCGTGTGGTAAATGTTAGTACCCCACTGGTCGCTCCACTTGCCGCTGGTATCGCTCGTGGCCGTGTACCAGAACTGCGGACCACGGTAACCTTCGGTCGTCACCACCATTTCGTTTGCATTTTTCGGATTGATAGCAATACCACCATAAGGGGCAATGTAGGGGTAATATTCTTCGCAAGTCTTGCCGGTGCCGCCTGCGGCTTCGCAGTCGACCATGCCTTTCACGTCCACCTTGTCGTACTTGGCATCGCCGCCTTCGTCCAGGAAGTTTTCCGGAGAAACGTCGGACCAAGTCGCCGACGCCACATCAAGTTGCAGCACCGCGCCACGACCAAAGCCGTCGTAAATCATGCCCCAGCCTTCGTCCCACATCATGGAATGCGGCCCCGCACCATCGGCAAAGGTCACCGTCATCTTCTTGCCATCACCCGAAATCACCGCACGCTGCGGCATCAGGCGCACAATGCTCCCGCCGGCCGTGCGACGCAGAGAATCCGGAATCGGCAAGGCCTTCCAGCTTGCACCGCCGTCAGTCGAGGTGAAAACGTTTTCGAACGTTCCCTTGGCTGTAGTCCCTTCGCGAAGGAACCCCGCGTACATCACCTTGGAACTTCCCGGAGCAAACTGAACAAAGCTGAATCCCGAACCATTCCAAGTCGTATCGCTCCCTGCAGCGGTTTTCCAGGCATCCACATGGCTCCAATTCGTTCCATTATCCGTCGATTTCCAGAGCCCCTTATTCTTGGAGCCATAAAACATTATCTTGGAATCGTTCGGGTCAATCGCCAGGGCCTCGCCGTTTCCGCGGCCCATGCCATTGCCGTGAGCGCCAAAGCGCGTCACCTTGGAGCCCTTGGTTCCATCTTCGTCCCAAGTGTAAAGGACATCCCAAGATTCACCCTTGTCGCTACTGCGGAGGAACGCCGTACGGCCGTTGTTCCAGTAACTGGTTCCCGCCACCATATACACAACGCCCGATTCCTGCGGGTCAACGGCAATGGCCTCGATACCCAAAAGGCCTCGCTCGGAAACATCGACCCAGTCCATCATCGATTCCCAGCGGGCAGTCGATTCATTCCAGCGGTAAGCGCCGCCCACGTCGGTACGGGCATAGAACAGTCCCTTGTCGACCGGAGACGCTATCACGGCGGAGACGAATCCGCCCCCGCCCATGCTCACGTTGCTCCAGTTAAATTCCGCCGTAGCCGCCTGCGAAAGTGCCGCCGTGGCCACCATCGAAAAAGCAATATGCTTCAAATTTTTCATAATCAATCCCAAAACACTTATTTTCCTCAAAAATAAATTTATCCCTCTTCAAATGCCATTTTTTTCGTATCTGCCCCCAATTTCCGTTTTGATACTTTCAACACCCGCGCATATCCAGGTACAAAGCCTCCAAAAAACGCAAAAATCCCGCTCAAAGAGCGGGATTTTCACTTATTAAGCTTTACTCAAATTCTTGGTAGAAGCTCGCAGAGCGAGGCCACTTATGGATTAGCGGCGTTTGCCCTTCTTGCCCTTCTTACCCTTGGCCGGGGCCTTTTCTTCTTCCTTCGGCTCTTCCTTCTTCGGTTCAGCCTTCTTCTTGGTGTCGCCACCGCGGAGATCCTTCATCTTGAAGGAGACGTTCACTTCGGCGGTCGTCACCTGAGAGGCGAGTCCACCCGGATCACGCACCTTGAAGCTGAATTCGTCAAGGCCACTGAAGCCCTTGTTCGGCATATAGGTGAAGGAACCGTCACGTTCGTTCAGGTTGATCTTACCGTTGCGCGGCTTCTGCACCAGCTGCACGGACACCGGCTTTTCACCATCGGGGTCCTGCACACCGGCCATCAGGCCTTCGGCAGCGCTCACCTTGAGTTCTTCACCTTCCTGTGTCATGTAGGTCTGAGCCGTTGCGACCGGAGCGTCGTTTACTGCGATCACCGTGAACAGTGCCGTCTTAGAAGCCTTGGCACCTTCGGGGTCCGTGACCGTGAAGGTAATCTTTTCAGGCTTGCCGTTCCAGTTCGGGTGCGGCTGAGCAACCGTAGCGGTCTTCTTGTACTTGTCGTACTTCACTTCGAGGAACTTGTTGCCGGTAAAAGACCACTTGAGTTCATCGAAACGATGATCCTTGTCGCGAGCAAACTGATCGAGCTTGATTACCGCCAAGACACCGTTGTTGTCGTCTTCCTTGATGGTAAAGTCAGGAATATCGCGCATAATCGGGGCGGCATTCACATGCTTCACGGTAAACTTCACCATGGCCTTGTCAGAAGCACCGGCCGGGTCCTTCGCGGTAAAGATAAGGGTTTCTTCACCGAACCAATCCGGTTTCTTCGGCTTCACGATCGCTTCGCGGTTTCCGTTAATCTGAACAGCGAGGTTCTTTGCACCGGCTGCAGCCCACCTGATTTCGGTGTTCTTGTGGTCGGGGTCAGAAACATACTGGTCAAGCTTAATCGGCTTGAAAGTAGAGCCCTGCAGCGTTTCCTGGTCAGGAATCTTCTTCACGACCGGAGGATCGTTCACCGGCTTCACCGTGAACTTCACCTGGACAGAAGCCTTTTCGCCAGCCGGGTCAAACACGTTCACCGTCACGGTTTCCATACCGTTCCAGTACGGGTTCGGAGTTTCAGCCTGGAGCAAGCCCTTTTCGTTAATCATGAAGTTGATCTCATGCTTCACGGCAGGACCACCCTTACCCTTCTTGCCCTTCACGTTCGGAACATCGTTGTCGAGCGTCCAGGTCAATTCTTCGAGAGAGTTATCGGGGTCGTTCACCATCTTGCTGAAGTCAACCGGAGCAAAAGTTCTCTTTTCTTCGATCACAAACGGCTGCACCGGCTTGAGGGTCGGCGGGTCGTTCACCGGAGTGACTTCGAAGGTAGCCTTAGCAGAAGCGGAGGCACCGGCAATGTCCTTCACCGTGAAAGTGAGGGTTTCCTTACCGAACCAGTTCGGGTTCGGAGTCAGCACCTGGGCACGGGTACCCTTGATATCCACCTTGAGGTCCTTATTGCCGGTCACAGTCCAGTGGAGTTCATTGGGCTTGTTATCCGGATCTTCGGCGGCCTTGGAGAGGTCAACTATTTCGAAACGTTCCTTTTCCTTGATCTTCTGGCCTGCAATATGCTTGATAACCGGAGGATCGTTCACAGGCACCACTTCGTAGGTGATCTGCTGGGTAGCGCGAGCACCTTCGGGGTCATACACGTCAATCTTGATCTTTTCGGTACCGCTCCAGAACTTGTCCGGAGTAGAAACGACGAGTTCCTTCTTTGCATTGATAGAGGCCTTGAGGGCGCGAGCCGGAGCCACTTCAATCTTCAGAGCAGACAGCGGATGATCCGGGTCAGAGATATACTGAGCAAGATCAAGCGGCTTGAAGTGTTCCTTTTCCTGGATACTCTGGATTGCAATCGGCTTGATTTCCGGAGCGTCGTTCACGGATTCAACCTTGAAGCTCACCGTCTTGGAGTCGGAAGCGCCTTCGGGGTCCTTCACAGTGAAGGTCACGTTGCGTTCGCCGTTCCAGTACTTGTTCGCAATCTTCACGCGAGCAATATTCTTGCTGTCGATTTCCACCTGGAAGTCATCCACCGGAGCCGGAGCAGGTTCTTCGGCAGCTTCTTCCTTGGCACCCTTCTTGCCCTTCTTAGCGGGCTTGGCCTTCTTGGCGGGCTTCGGAGCCGGAGCGGCATTCACCTTCGAAACGTTCACAGACCAAGTCAGTTCAGAGAGCTTATGGTCAGGATCGTGTACGAACTTGTTCAGGTCGATTTCCTTGAACGTACCCTTTTCCTTGATCTTCTGGTCAGGAATGTTCTTGAGCACCGGAGCGTCGTTCACGGAGGTGATTTCAAATGTCACCATCTGAGAAGTTTCAGCGCCATCCGGGTCCTTCACGATAAGGACCATGGATTCCGGAGCGCACCAGAAATTCTTGTCCGGAGCAGAAACGGTAAGCACACGGCTCGGAGAAATTTCAGCCTTGAGCTGCTTGTTGCCCGTCACGGTCCACTTGAGTTCGCTCGGCTTGTTATCCGGATCCTTCACGTATTCGTCGAGCTTGATCTGCTTGAAGAGTTCCTTTTCCTTAATCTTCTGGTCAGGAATCTTCTTGGCGATGACCGGAGCGTCGTTCACGCGAGTCACTTCGAAGAGCATCTTGTGGTTGGCAGAAGCGCCTTCCGGGTCGGTCACCGTGAAGGTCACCGTTTCCTTGCCGTTCCACTGCGGATCCGGCACTGCGATCTGGACGGTGTTGTCCTTACGCATATTCACCTTGAGGAACTTGTTGCCAGAGACAGTCCACTTCAGCTGAGCGGTCTTGTGATCCGGGTCAGTAGCGAGGTTAGAAAGGTCGATGGTCCTGAACACACCGTTTTCACGGATAGTTTCACCCTTCGGTGCGCTGGCAGAAATCACCGGAGCATCGTTGATGGAACGCACTTCGTAATGGGCGGTCTTGGAAGCCTTGGCACCTTCCGGGTCAGTCACCGTGAAGGTAATGTCAGCAGCACCGTTCCAGTACTTGTTCGGAATCACGATCGTTGCAACGTGGTTGTTGTCCACCTTGACACTCAGGCCATCCTTGGCAGACGAAGTCGGTTCAGCAGCAGCGCCCTTCTTGCCCTTGGCAGGAGCGGCGGCAGACTTCGCCTTCACGTCGAAGGTCCACTTGAGTTCGGAATTCTTGTGGTCCGGGTCCTTCACGAGGTCGTCAAGCTTGATCTGCTGGAACTGCTTCTTTTCGTCGATGGACTGGTCCTTGAGTTCGCGAACGAACTGCGGAGCATCGTTCACCGATTCCACCGTGAAGACCACAGAGCGGCTGTCAGAAGCACCTTCGGGGTCCGTCACCGTGAACTTGATGGTTTCGGCACCATGCCAGTTCGGGTTCGGCGGAAGCACGGACACGTTGTGGCTAGCATCCATGGCAACCTTGAGTTCCTTGGCACCTTCGATCTTCCACTTGAGCTTGTTCTTCGGATGGTCGAGGTCTTCGACATGGTTGTCGAGAGCGATAGACTTGAAGCTACCCTTTTCCTTGATGGTCTGGCTAGCAATATCCTTCATGACCGGAGGATCGTTGATGGACTGCACGGAGAATGCGGCAGTAGCCTTGGCAGAAGCGCCTTCGGGGTCCGTCACCGTGAAGGTAATCTTTTCGGAACCGTTCCAAAGCGGGTTCGGAGCCTTGATGGACACATCGCCGTCCTTGGAAATGGAAACCTTGAGGTCCTTGTTGCCCGTTACTTCAATCTTGAGCTTGTCGTAAGCGTGGTCAGGATCCTTCACCAGCTGCTTCAGGTTGAACGACTTGAATTCTTCCTTTTCCTTGATGGCCTGGTCGTTGATCTTGCCGATGGTCGGAGCGTCGTTCACGGACTGCACCGTAAAGGTTGCCGTGCTGTGAGCCTTGCCGCCATCCGGATCTTCCACCTTGAAGGTGATTTCTTCGGAACCATTCCAGTACTTGCTCGGAATCACAATCTTCGCCATGCGCTGGCCGTCAACAGTCACCTTGAGCTGCGGAGTATAGCCCTTCGGAGCGCCCTTAGCCGGCTTCACGTCAAAGCTCCAGGAAAGCTGATCCTGCTTGTGGTCGGCATCCTTCACGATATCGTTCAGGTTGATAATCGCGAATTCGCGCTTTTCAGGAATGCTCTGGTCCTTGATGGGCTTCACGAATTCAGGAAGGTCGTTCACGGATTCCACCGTAAACTTCACCGTACGCTTGTCAGAAGCGCCTTCGGGGTCCGTCACCGTGAAGGTAATGTTTTCGGAGCCGTTCCAGAACTTGTTCGGGGTCGTAATGGTTGCCACGCGCTTTGCGTCAATCATGACCTTGAGGTCCTTATTGCCGGAAACGGTCCACTTGAGCTTAGCCTGGTCGTGGTCTTCGTCAGAAGCAAACTTATCGAGTTCAATGGGCTTGAATTCGTCCTTTTCCTTGATAGTCTGGTTCGCGATATCCTTCATGACCGGAGGATCGTTGATAGACTTCACCGTGAACACGGCATCGGACTTGGCAGAAGCACCTTCGGGGTCCGTCACCGTGAAGGTCACCTTTTCAGAACCGTTCCAGTTCTTTGCAGGCATCTTAATCGTAGCGACACCATTCTTGTCGATATCGATCTTGAGCTGCTTGTTACCAGTAACCGTCCACTTGAGGTCCTTAAAGGCATGGTCAGGGTCAGAAGCATATTCGGAGAGATTAATCTGGGCAAATTCATGCTTTTCTTCGATCATCTGGTCCGGAATCTTCTTGAGCACCGGCACGTCGTTTACGGACTGCACCGTGAACAGAGCCTTAGAAGAAGCCTTCGCACCTTCGGGGTCTGTTACCGTGAAGGTGATTTCGGCTGCACCGTTCCAGTACTTGCTCGGAATCTTGATGTTAGCCACATGCTGGGCATCAATTTCGACAGAAAGTTCGCCATCCTTGTTACCCTTGGACGTCGACTTCACATCAACCGTAAACTGGAGGTCAGAAAGCTTGTTGTCGAGGTCGCGAACCATTTCGCCGAGCTTGATCGGCTGGAACTGGCCCTTTTCCTTGATCGTCTGCGGAGCAACCTGCTTCACAAATTCAGGAACATCGTTCACCGATTCAACCGTGTAAGCAACGGAGCGTTCGTCGGTTGCGCCTTCGGGGTCGGTCACCTTGATGACGAGCGTTTCGGAACCGTTCCACTGCGGAGAGGGCGGAACCACCTTCATCACGCGGCCACCGTCGATGGTCACCTTGAGTTCACGGTTACCCGTCACGGTCCACTTGAGCTTTTCCTTGGCATGGTCGAGGTCTTCGACATACTTGTCGAGTTCCACCGGCTTGAATTCGCCCTTTTCCTTGATGGTCTGTTCGGCGATATCCTTCATCACCGGCGGGTCGTTGATAGACTTCATCGTGAGCTTCATCTGCGTAGAAGCCTTGCCACCGTCGGGGTCAACAGCAGTAAAGGTGATGGTTTCGGAACCATTCCAGAGTTCGTTCGGGGTCTTGAAAGAAACTTCGCGGGTCTTGTTATTCAGGTTGACCTTGATATCCTTGTTACCCGTAATGTCGATCTTCAACTGGGAGAAATCGTGATCGGCATCAGAAAGGTAATCTTCGAGCATCACAGAAGCGAATTCGCTCTTTTCTTCGACAACCTGGTCAGGAATCTTCTTAAATACCGGAAGGTCGTTGATGGACTTCACCGTGAAGGTCACAGCCTGCTTGACAGAGGCGCCTTCGGGGTCAGACACGGTAAAGGTCACGACTGCGGAACCATTCCAATTCTGTTCCGGGATTTCAATCGAAGCAACGTGATCGTCGCCCACATTCACAGCCAACGTACCGGACTGGGGTTCCTTGCCCTGGTGCTTCACGTCGGCTTCCCAAGAAAGTTCGGAATTCTTGTGGTCGGCATCCTTCACGAATTCGTCGAGTTTGATCTTTGCGAAGGTCTTCTTTTCGTCGATGGTCTGGTTCGGAATCTGCTTCACGAACTGCGGCACATCGTTCACGGAGTTCACCGTAAAGCTGTTCTCGGATTCGGCGCAGGCACCGGCCGGGTCACAGACCTTGAACTTGATCGATTCAGAACCGTTCCAGAGTTTGTTCGGAATCTTGATGGTGGCGGTCTTGCCGGCAATGTTTACGGCAAGGTCCTTGTTGCCAGAAACGGACCACTTAAGTTGTTCGAAAGAGTGGTCAGGATCCTTAACCAGCTTATCCAGTTCGATAGGCTTGAACTCCTGCTTTTCGTCGATGGTCTGATCCTGGACTTCCTGAACAAATTCAGGAGCGTCGTTCATGGACTTGACCGTGAACTTGGCGGTCGTCTTGGCAGACGCACCGGCAGGGTCGGTCACCGTGAATGTAACGGTTTCGGAACCGTTCCAGAATTCGTTCGGAATCTTGATGTTTGCAGAACCGTACTTGTCGATATCGAACTTCAGGTCCTTGTTGCCCGAAATGGACCACTTGAGCTTCATGACATCGTCATCCACATCGGCCACGTAATCAGTGAGGCTGATGGATTCGAATTCATTCTTTTCTTCGATGGTCTGGTCCGGAATCTTCTGAAGAACCGGAGCATCGTTGATCGGCTTTACAACAAAGTTTGCGGTCTTGGAATCCGAAGCGTATTCACCATCGGTAGCCGTAAACTTAATCTTGGCAGATCCATACCAGTTCTGGTCAGGGATAATGACGGTCGCCACGCGGTTCGGGTCAATTTCCACATTCAGGTCACCGTCGGCCTGGTCCTTCCCCACCGGGGAAATGTCGAATTCCCAAAGAATCTGGTTCTTCGGATGGTCGGGGTCAGAGACGTAATCGTCGAGCTTAATCTTAGCGAAGGTCTTTCCTTCATCGATCGTCTGATCCGGAATCTGCTTCACCACGGGCGGGTTATTCACGGATTCGACGTTGAAGTTCACCGTTTCAGAACCTACGGCACCCTTCGTATCGGTTGCCATGAAGGTAATATCTTCGGAACCGTTCCAATACTGGTTCGGAATTTCTATCGTCGCGATTCGGTCGGGAGATATAGATACCTTGAGTTGCTTGTTGCCCGAAACAGACCATTTAATCTGATTGGGCTTGTCCATGTCGTCGGATACATAGTTGTCCAACTTAATCGGAGCAAATTTTTTGCCTTCGTCGATAGATTCACCCGGAATTCCCATCACCGAAGGTGCGTTATTTTCAACAGCCGGAGCCGCATCGCCAGATTCCTGGGCAACGCCCACGGAAGCAAGTAATCCGGCAGACGCCAAGAGGGCTGCTACAGACCAGTTTTCACGTTTCATTTATGATCTCCCATAAATTTCTTCCAATTACACCTTTTGCTTTCACAAAACTAGAACCGCACCCGGTAGTCCGAGCGCAATTTTACGAGGTCAAATATAATGAATTTATGCGTCAAAAAGCACAAAAACGGCAAAATGTAGCAAAAAAACGCACTTTGTCCTTAGCGGAATTTACCGCACTTTGCGTAACTTATTGAGTATCAACAAGTTAGAAAAATTCCATCCAAACGACGCTTTTAGTGTTAAAAAAATTTACAAAGAATTTACATTCAAACGGAACAAAAAGTTC contains:
- a CDS encoding tandem-95 repeat protein, encoding MKRENWSVAALLASAGLLASVGVAQESGDAAPAVENNAPSVMGIPGESIDEGKKFAPIKLDNYVSDDMDKPNQIKWSVSGNKQLKVSISPDRIATIEIPNQYWNGSEDITFMATDTKGAVGSETVNFNVESVNNPPVVKQIPDQTIDEGKTFAKIKLDDYVSDPDHPKNQILWEFDISPVGKDQADGDLNVEIDPNRVATVIIPDQNWYGSAKIKFTATDGEYASDSKTANFVVKPINDAPVLQKIPDQTIEEKNEFESISLTDYVADVDDDVMKLKWSISGNKDLKFDIDKYGSANIKIPNEFWNGSETVTFTVTDPAGASAKTTAKFTVKSMNDAPEFVQEVQDQTIDEKQEFKPIELDKLVKDPDHSFEQLKWSVSGNKDLAVNIAGKTATIKIPNKLWNGSESIKFKVCDPAGACAESENSFTVNSVNDVPQFVKQIPNQTIDEKKTFAKIKLDEFVKDADHKNSELSWEADVKHQGKEPQSGTLAVNVGDDHVASIEIPEQNWNGSAVVTFTVSDPEGASVKQAVTFTVKSINDLPVFKKIPDQVVEEKSEFASVMLEDYLSDADHDFSQLKIDITGNKDIKVNLNNKTREVSFKTPNELWNGSETITFTAVDPDGGKASTQMKLTMKSINDPPVMKDIAEQTIKEKGEFKPVELDKYVEDLDHAKEKLKWTVTGNRELKVTIDGGRVMKVVPPSPQWNGSETLVIKVTDPEGATDERSVAYTVESVNDVPEFVKQVAPQTIKEKGQFQPIKLGEMVRDLDNKLSDLQFTVDVKSTSKGNKDGELSVEIDAQHVANIKIPSKYWNGAAEITFTVTDPEGAKASSKALFTVQSVNDVPVLKKIPDQMIEEKHEFAQINLSEYASDPDHAFKDLKWTVTGNKQLKIDIDKNGVATIKMPAKNWNGSEKVTFTVTDPEGASAKSDAVFTVKSINDPPVMKDIANQTIKEKDEFKPIELDKFASDEDHDQAKLKWTVSGNKDLKVMIDAKRVATITTPNKFWNGSENITFTVTDPEGASDKRTVKFTVESVNDLPEFVKPIKDQSIPEKREFAIINLNDIVKDADHKQDQLSWSFDVKPAKGAPKGYTPQLKVTVDGQRMAKIVIPSKYWNGSEEITFKVEDPDGGKAHSTATFTVQSVNDAPTIGKINDQAIKEKEEFKSFNLKQLVKDPDHAYDKLKIEVTGNKDLKVSISKDGDVSIKAPNPLWNGSEKITFTVTDPEGASAKATAAFSVQSINDPPVMKDIASQTIKEKGSFKSIALDNHVEDLDHPKNKLKWKIEGAKELKVAMDASHNVSVLPPNPNWHGAETIKFTVTDPEGASDSRSVVFTVESVNDAPQFVRELKDQSIDEKKQFQQIKLDDLVKDPDHKNSELKWTFDVKAKSAAAPAKGKKGAAAEPTSSAKDGLSVKVDNNHVATIVIPNKYWNGAADITFTVTDPEGAKASKTAHYEVRSINDAPVISASAPKGETIRENGVFRTIDLSNLATDPDHKTAQLKWTVSGNKFLKVNMRKDNTVQIAVPDPQWNGKETVTFTVTDPEGASANHKMLFEVTRVNDAPVIAKKIPDQKIKEKELFKQIKLDEYVKDPDNKPSELKWTVTGNKQLKAEISPSRVLTVSAPDKNFWCAPESMVLIVKDPDGAETSQMVTFEITSVNDAPVLKNIPDQKIKEKGTFKEIDLNKFVHDPDHKLSELTWSVNVSKVNAAPAPKPAKKAKPAKKGKKGAKEEAAEEPAPAPVDDFQVEIDSKNIARVKIANKYWNGERNVTFTVKDPEGASDSKTVSFKVESVNDAPEIKPIAIQSIQEKEHFKPLDLAQYISDPDHPLSALKIEVAPARALKASINAKKELVVSTPDKFWSGTEKIKIDVYDPEGARATQQITYEVVPVNDPPVIKHIAGQKIKEKERFEIVDLSKAAEDPDNKPNELHWTVTGNKDLKVDIKGTRAQVLTPNPNWFGKETLTFTVKDIAGASASAKATFEVTPVNDPPTLKPVQPFVIEEKRTFAPVDFSKMVNDPDNSLEELTWTLDNDVPNVKGKKGKGGPAVKHEINFMINEKGLLQAETPNPYWNGMETVTVNVFDPAGEKASVQVKFTVKPVNDPPVVKKIPDQETLQGSTFKPIKLDQYVSDPDHKNTEIRWAAAGAKNLAVQINGNREAIVKPKKPDWFGEETLIFTAKDPAGASDKAMVKFTVKHVNAAPIMRDIPDFTIKEDDNNGVLAVIKLDQFARDKDHRFDELKWSFTGNKFLEVKYDKYKKTATVAQPHPNWNGKPEKITFTVTDPEGAKASKTALFTVIAVNDAPVATAQTYMTQEGEELKVSAAEGLMAGVQDPDGEKPVSVQLVQKPRNGKINLNERDGSFTYMPNKGFSGLDEFSFKVRDPGGLASQVTTAEVNVSFKMKDLRGGDTKKKAEPKKEEPKEEEKAPAKGKKGKKGKRR